One window of Methanomassiliicoccales archaeon genomic DNA carries:
- a CDS encoding anaerobic ribonucleoside-triphosphate reductase activating protein, with amino-acid sequence MRARIVGFAKTSLLDWDGMVATTVYLQGCNFRCPFCHNPDLLSPTAEVEEAPWEVVEEYLLDNQDFLDGVVITGGEPTLNEDLPELIRKVRKLGLKVKLDTNGTNPEVLEDLLRAGLLDYVAMDLKAPLDHQYDQLCGTEVDLEAIKRSIHLLMTSGVDYEFRTTVVPHYLKAADIERMASFIGGAKKYALQQFKNDRTLDRRLSQVDPYNEGEVLGMAETARKYVRKVVLRGI; translated from the coding sequence ATGCGCGCCAGGATAGTCGGTTTCGCCAAAACATCTCTGCTGGACTGGGACGGCATGGTGGCCACCACCGTGTACCTCCAGGGCTGCAACTTCCGCTGCCCCTTCTGCCACAATCCCGATCTGCTATCTCCCACCGCCGAGGTGGAGGAGGCTCCCTGGGAGGTCGTGGAGGAGTACCTTCTGGACAACCAGGACTTCCTGGACGGAGTGGTCATCACCGGAGGTGAGCCTACCCTCAACGAGGACCTGCCGGAACTGATAAGGAAGGTCCGGAAGCTGGGGCTAAAGGTCAAGCTGGACACCAACGGTACGAACCCGGAGGTTCTGGAGGACCTGCTGCGCGCCGGCCTGCTGGACTACGTGGCCATGGACCTGAAGGCCCCTCTGGACCATCAGTACGACCAGCTTTGCGGAACGGAGGTGGACCTGGAGGCCATAAAGCGCTCCATCCATCTGTTAATGACGTCCGGGGTGGACTACGAGTTCCGGACCACCGTGGTCCCGCACTATCTGAAGGCGGCGGACATAGAGCGCATGGCTTCCTTCATCGGCGGGGCCAAGAAGTACGCCCTGCAGCAGTTCAAGAACGACCGCACCCTGGACCGACGGTTGAGCCAGGTCGACCCTTACAACGAAGGCGAGGTGCTGGGCATGGCCGAGACCGCCCGAAAGTACGTGCGCAAGGTCGTCCTAAGGGGCATCTGA
- the nadC gene encoding carboxylating nicotinate-nucleotide diphosphorylase, which produces MDLIDLYLQEDLGEGDITSQALVDDREGRAAIAAGQDGTLAGLEEAVEVFRRTGCQCRQLAKDGEAVKEGQVVLEISGPLKGILAGERLALNFIMRMSGVATLTRQVVGSCKKANPNVVVAATRKTTPGFRRFEKKAVRLGGGDPHRFGLDDAFLIKDNHLTIVGSVFQAVKKARSHSFGKKVEIEVESLEQAQEAARASADIIMLDNMTPSQAKECYLAVKAIDQKILVEVSGGITLKSAKDYAHYADVISMGALTHSAPAVHFSLHIVSDQ; this is translated from the coding sequence ATGGACCTCATCGACCTGTACCTGCAGGAGGACCTGGGGGAGGGTGACATCACCTCCCAGGCCTTGGTGGATGACCGGGAGGGCCGGGCGGCCATCGCTGCGGGACAGGATGGTACGCTGGCCGGTCTTGAAGAGGCCGTAGAGGTCTTCCGCCGCACTGGCTGCCAATGCCGTCAGCTGGCCAAGGACGGGGAGGCGGTCAAGGAAGGGCAGGTGGTCCTGGAGATATCCGGTCCCCTGAAGGGCATACTGGCCGGAGAACGACTCGCGCTCAACTTCATCATGCGCATGAGCGGCGTGGCCACGCTGACCCGTCAAGTGGTCGGCTCATGTAAAAAAGCAAATCCCAACGTGGTGGTGGCCGCCACCAGGAAGACCACCCCCGGCTTCCGCCGCTTCGAGAAGAAGGCCGTACGGCTGGGAGGGGGCGACCCGCACCGCTTCGGGCTGGACGACGCCTTTCTGATCAAGGACAACCACCTGACCATCGTCGGCAGCGTCTTTCAGGCCGTGAAGAAGGCCCGATCGCACTCCTTCGGGAAGAAGGTGGAGATCGAGGTCGAGTCGCTAGAGCAGGCCCAGGAGGCCGCCCGGGCCTCGGCGGACATCATCATGCTGGACAACATGACCCCGTCCCAGGCCAAGGAATGCTATCTGGCCGTCAAGGCCATCGACCAGAAGATACTGGTAGAGGTCAGCGGGGGCATCACCCTGAAGAGCGCCAAAGACTACGCGCACTACGCTGACGTGATCTCGATGGGCGCGCTGACGCATTCCGCGCCCGCTGTGCACTTCTCCCTGCATATTGTGAGCGATCAGTAG